The following coding sequences are from one Streptomyces sp. V3I7 window:
- a CDS encoding class I SAM-dependent methyltransferase, with amino-acid sequence MGGVSNATRSPLPSSDRPDVAARLREALLGASFTADGLLELLGAPAYAALARSETVPALRATRGDTPLEALVRLFLLQQPVAHARVAEILPVEECLEAGWLVRADGDEVAATVDVRPYGEPGGEDWYIVSDLGCAVGGAGGIGQDDEDVVLGVGGASTTLAGVTVRTPVASALDLGAGSGIQALHATQHATRVTATDLNPRALHITALTLALSGAPAAELREGSLFEPVKDDETFDLIVSNPPFVISPRARLTYRDGGLGGDDLCRSLVQEAGARLNEGGFAQFLANWQHVEGEDWQDRIRSWIPRGCDAWVVQREVQDVTQYAELWLRDAGDHRSGRTEYQARYDAWLDEFEARKVKAVGFGWITLRRTGAEEPSITVEEWPHPIEQPLGDTVRAHFARLDYLREHDDAALLDAHFKLAPEVVQEQVGLPGAEDPEHVVLRQNRGMRRATRVDTVGAGFAGVCDGTLSAGRILDAIAQLVGEDPVVLRDRTPAQIRLLVEQGFLEPVG; translated from the coding sequence ATGGGAGGCGTGAGTAACGCCACCCGGTCCCCCCTGCCGTCCTCCGACCGCCCCGATGTCGCCGCCCGGCTGCGCGAGGCGCTGCTCGGCGCCTCCTTCACCGCCGACGGGCTGCTCGAACTGCTCGGCGCCCCCGCCTACGCGGCGCTCGCCCGCAGCGAGACCGTGCCCGCGCTCCGGGCCACCCGCGGGGACACGCCGTTGGAGGCGCTCGTACGGCTGTTTCTCCTCCAGCAGCCCGTCGCCCACGCGCGCGTGGCGGAGATCCTGCCCGTCGAGGAGTGCCTGGAGGCCGGCTGGCTGGTGCGCGCCGACGGCGACGAGGTCGCCGCGACGGTGGACGTACGGCCGTACGGCGAGCCCGGCGGCGAGGACTGGTACATCGTGTCGGACCTCGGGTGCGCGGTCGGCGGCGCGGGCGGCATCGGCCAGGACGACGAGGACGTCGTCCTCGGCGTCGGCGGAGCCTCCACCACTCTCGCGGGCGTCACCGTCCGCACCCCCGTCGCCTCGGCGCTGGACCTCGGCGCCGGCTCCGGCATCCAGGCGCTGCACGCCACCCAGCACGCCACGCGCGTGACGGCCACCGACCTCAACCCGCGTGCGCTGCACATCACCGCCCTCACGCTCGCCCTGTCCGGCGCGCCCGCGGCCGAGCTGCGCGAGGGCTCGCTGTTCGAGCCCGTCAAGGACGACGAGACGTTCGACCTGATCGTGTCGAACCCGCCCTTCGTGATCTCCCCGCGCGCCCGTCTGACGTACCGCGACGGCGGCCTGGGCGGCGACGATCTGTGCCGCTCGCTCGTCCAGGAGGCGGGAGCCCGGCTGAACGAGGGCGGGTTCGCGCAGTTCCTCGCCAACTGGCAGCACGTGGAGGGCGAGGACTGGCAGGACAGGATCAGGTCCTGGATCCCCCGCGGGTGCGACGCCTGGGTCGTGCAGCGCGAGGTGCAGGACGTCACGCAGTACGCCGAGCTGTGGCTGCGCGACGCCGGTGACCACCGGTCGGGCCGGACCGAGTACCAGGCGCGGTACGACGCGTGGCTCGACGAGTTCGAGGCGCGCAAGGTCAAGGCGGTGGGCTTCGGCTGGATCACGCTGCGCAGGACCGGCGCCGAGGAGCCGTCGATCACCGTGGAGGAGTGGCCGCATCCGATCGAACAGCCGCTTGGCGACACGGTCCGGGCGCACTTCGCCCGCCTCGACTACCTGCGTGAGCACGACGACGCGGCGCTGCTCGACGCCCACTTCAAGCTCGCCCCCGAGGTCGTCCAGGAGCAGGTCGGACTGCCCGGCGCCGAGGACCCGGAGCACGTCGTGCTGCGCCAGAACCGCGGGATGCGCCGCGCCACCCGGGTGGACACGGTCGGCGCCGGTTTCGCGGGTGTGTGCGACGGCACACTGAGCGCGGGGCGGATCCTGGACGCCATCGCCCAGCTGGTGGGCGAGGACCCGGTGGTGCTGCGCGACCGTACGCCCGCGCAGATCCGGCTGCTGGTGGAGCAGGGCTTCCTGGAGCCGGTCGGCTGA